The Martelella sp. AD-3 genome includes a region encoding these proteins:
- a CDS encoding Zn-ribbon domain-containing OB-fold protein — MTAQLPASGPDLEFQTHVEDGRLWLQTCEDCDTAIFMPRIICPHCGSLRLAWHPASGLGTVYSRTVLYGRPKPGDTRPTRHALVLVDLDEGPRMMSRLPDTDPDDIAIGLRVKARVEGEAGAHVIVFDPAGEANA, encoded by the coding sequence ATGACGGCTCAATTGCCGGCTTCAGGGCCGGATCTCGAATTTCAGACCCATGTCGAGGATGGCCGGCTCTGGCTTCAGACATGCGAGGACTGCGACACGGCGATCTTCATGCCCCGCATCATCTGCCCCCATTGCGGTTCGCTCAGGCTGGCCTGGCATCCCGCCTCGGGGCTTGGAACCGTCTACTCCCGAACGGTCCTCTACGGCCGCCCGAAGCCCGGCGATACCCGCCCCACGCGCCATGCGCTCGTCCTTGTGGACCTGGACGAAGGCCCGCGCATGATGAGCCGCCTGCCCGATACGGATCCCGATGACATTGCTATCGGCCTGCGGGTGAAGGCGCGCGTCGAAGGCGAAGCCGGCGCCCATGTCATCGTTTTCGACCCCGCCGGGGAGGCAAACGCATGA
- a CDS encoding acetyl-CoA acetyltransferase: MTTRLRGKAAIVGVGTAGLGEAPGFNAMDIQALAVHEALEDAGLKLSDVDGLFTANMSHTFPAISTIEYLGLKPRWIDGTNTGGSSFVAHALSATMALEAGLCDVALICYGATLRSDAGRMTPAAEQPTYEIPHKPRYPMTAYAMAAATHMARFGTTRAQLAEVAVAARAWARMNPEAFERDPLTVDDVLSSRMVMEPLSLRDCCLLTDGAGAVVMTRADRARDLPKKPVYFLGGGIASYNRAVSEMPDLTTTAARDSGERAFAMAGLKPKDMNVLQLYDAFTINVILFLEDLGFCPKGEGGAFVSGGRIAPGGELPVNTNGGGLSFCHPGMYGVFTLIEATRQLRGTASERQIADAETALCHGNGITLSHQATAIFGTEATL, from the coding sequence ATGACCACGCGCTTACGCGGCAAAGCCGCCATTGTCGGCGTCGGAACGGCCGGACTGGGCGAAGCACCCGGTTTCAACGCCATGGATATCCAGGCGCTCGCCGTTCACGAGGCGCTGGAAGACGCCGGATTGAAACTGTCCGATGTCGACGGCCTGTTCACGGCCAATATGAGCCACACCTTTCCGGCAATCTCGACGATCGAATATCTGGGGCTGAAGCCGCGCTGGATCGACGGCACCAATACCGGCGGCTCCAGCTTCGTTGCCCATGCCCTGTCGGCCACCATGGCGCTTGAGGCCGGATTGTGCGACGTTGCGCTGATCTGCTACGGCGCGACCTTACGTTCGGATGCCGGTCGCATGACGCCGGCCGCCGAGCAGCCGACCTATGAGATCCCCCACAAGCCGCGCTATCCGATGACGGCCTATGCCATGGCGGCGGCCACTCATATGGCGCGTTTCGGCACCACGCGCGCGCAGCTTGCCGAGGTTGCCGTCGCCGCGCGCGCCTGGGCGCGGATGAACCCCGAGGCCTTCGAGCGCGATCCGCTGACGGTCGATGACGTGCTGTCGTCGCGCATGGTGATGGAGCCGCTCAGCCTGCGCGATTGCTGTCTTCTGACCGATGGCGCCGGCGCCGTGGTGATGACCCGCGCGGACCGGGCCCGCGACCTGCCCAAAAAACCCGTCTATTTCCTCGGCGGCGGCATCGCCTCCTATAACAGGGCCGTCTCCGAAATGCCGGACCTGACGACGACGGCCGCCCGCGATTCGGGCGAACGCGCCTTTGCCATGGCCGGGCTGAAGCCGAAGGACATGAACGTGCTCCAGCTCTATGATGCCTTCACCATCAACGTCATCCTGTTTCTGGAAGATCTCGGTTTCTGCCCCAAGGGCGAAGGCGGCGCCTTCGTGTCCGGCGGGCGCATAGCCCCCGGCGGCGAACTGCCGGTCAACACCAATGGCGGCGGGCTCTCCTTCTGCCATCCCGGCATGTACGGCGTGTTCACGCTGATCGAGGCCACGCGGCAATTGCGCGGCACGGCCAGCGAACGGCAGATCGCCGATGCCGAAACGGCGCTCTGCCACGGCAACGGGATCACCCTGTCGCACCAGGCGACGGCGATTTTCGGAACCGAGGCAACCCTTTGA
- a CDS encoding 3-hydroxyacyl-CoA dehydrogenase NAD-binding domain-containing protein yields the protein MTNTLIEQEKRGALGIIRMNRPPVNALGYELRSQIAGAHRAFEGDPDIAVTVLTASGRVFSGGADITEFNTGRKHPYLTELITMLEEGKKPVVAIVNGIAFGGGFELALGCDYIYALPAAKFSFPEIKLGNIPGAGGTQKLPRLAGGPKALELILTGRTITADEAVALGVAETVFENEADALTRLEKAVAEGLPRRRVRDLVMSGSPDELDAVAEGHLRRSRGAPAEKTALEAVRKAYDTPIDEALAWERDTFQILNATPEARAMRHLFFAEREARKIADLPKDTPQRTVASVGVIGAGTMGRSIAMCFADAGLPVTLVEEAEDRLDAGLAAIRKTYEASRDKGRISDADVTVRMALITGTIALESLASVDLAIEAVFESMPVKRAVFAALDRICKKGAILATNTSTLDVDHIAAATERPQDVIGLHFFSPAHIMKLLEVVRAAKTAPDVVATAMEIGRKLGKHSVLVGVCDGFAGNRMFINFNREAQILIEEGALPWQVDAVMTRWGLAMGPLAVMDLAGLDIGYHIRQARGAQTPYPFTTADRLFEVGRLGQKTGKGWYLYEEGARRGTPDPEVEALIKAVSREKGITRRAVSDDEILRRCMWQLVNTGYQIVEEGIAQRVSDLDVIFVNGYGFPRTRGGPMCFARETGLAQVARDVIRYHAEIGPHWKPSALLLDEAGISRREPARSP from the coding sequence ATGACCAACACGCTGATCGAACAGGAAAAGCGCGGCGCGCTCGGCATCATCCGCATGAACCGCCCGCCGGTCAACGCGCTCGGATATGAACTGCGCAGCCAGATCGCCGGGGCCCATCGCGCTTTCGAGGGCGATCCGGACATCGCCGTCACCGTGCTCACCGCATCGGGCCGCGTCTTTTCCGGCGGCGCGGACATAACCGAGTTCAACACCGGCCGCAAGCATCCCTACCTGACCGAACTGATCACCATGCTGGAAGAGGGCAAAAAACCCGTCGTGGCGATCGTCAACGGCATCGCCTTCGGCGGCGGCTTCGAACTGGCGCTCGGCTGCGACTATATCTATGCCTTGCCGGCCGCGAAGTTCTCCTTCCCGGAAATCAAGCTCGGAAATATTCCAGGCGCCGGCGGCACGCAGAAGCTGCCGCGGCTTGCCGGCGGGCCGAAAGCGCTGGAGCTTATTCTCACCGGCAGGACGATCACGGCCGACGAAGCCGTGGCGCTCGGTGTCGCCGAAACCGTTTTCGAAAATGAGGCTGACGCGCTGACCCGCCTCGAAAAGGCCGTGGCCGAAGGCCTGCCGCGCCGCCGGGTCCGCGACCTTGTCATGAGCGGCTCGCCGGATGAACTTGACGCGGTTGCCGAAGGGCATCTGCGCCGCAGCCGGGGCGCGCCGGCGGAAAAGACCGCGCTCGAAGCCGTGCGCAAGGCCTATGACACGCCCATCGACGAGGCGCTTGCATGGGAACGCGATACATTCCAGATCCTCAACGCCACGCCGGAAGCGCGCGCCATGCGGCATCTGTTCTTCGCCGAACGCGAGGCGCGCAAGATTGCCGACCTGCCAAAGGATACGCCGCAGCGGACCGTCGCATCCGTCGGCGTCATCGGCGCCGGCACGATGGGCCGCAGCATCGCCATGTGTTTCGCCGATGCCGGCCTGCCGGTCACCCTCGTGGAAGAAGCCGAGGACCGGCTGGATGCGGGCCTTGCCGCCATCCGCAAGACCTATGAGGCATCACGCGACAAGGGCCGGATTTCCGATGCTGACGTAACCGTGCGGATGGCGCTGATTACGGGCACGATCGCGCTCGAAAGCCTTGCCTCCGTCGATCTCGCCATCGAGGCCGTATTCGAGTCCATGCCGGTGAAACGCGCCGTCTTTGCCGCGCTCGACAGGATCTGCAAGAAGGGCGCAATCCTTGCCACCAATACCTCCACGCTGGATGTCGACCACATAGCGGCCGCGACCGAGCGGCCGCAGGATGTCATCGGCCTGCATTTCTTCAGCCCGGCCCATATCATGAAGCTGCTGGAGGTCGTGCGGGCGGCAAAAACCGCGCCGGACGTGGTCGCGACAGCGATGGAGATCGGCCGGAAACTTGGAAAACACAGCGTTCTGGTTGGTGTTTGCGACGGCTTTGCCGGCAATCGCATGTTCATCAACTTCAACCGCGAGGCCCAGATTTTGATCGAGGAGGGCGCCCTGCCATGGCAGGTCGATGCGGTCATGACCCGCTGGGGTCTGGCCATGGGGCCATTGGCGGTGATGGATCTTGCCGGCCTTGATATCGGCTACCATATCCGCCAGGCGCGCGGTGCCCAGACCCCCTACCCCTTCACCACGGCAGACCGTCTTTTCGAGGTCGGTCGGCTCGGCCAGAAAACCGGCAAGGGCTGGTATCTCTACGAAGAGGGCGCGCGGCGCGGAACGCCCGACCCGGAGGTCGAGGCCCTGATCAAGGCGGTCTCAAGGGAAAAGGGGATAACACGGCGCGCGGTGAGCGATGACGAAATCCTGCGCCGATGCATGTGGCAGCTGGTCAATACCGGCTACCAGATCGTCGAGGAAGGCATCGCCCAGCGTGTCAGCGATCTCGATGTCATCTTCGTCAACGGCTATGGCTTTCCCCGCACGCGCGGCGGCCCGATGTGCTTTGCCCGCGAAACCGGACTTGCGCAGGTGGCGCGCGACGTCATCCGCTACCACGCCGAGATCGGCCCGCACTGGAAACCTTCAGCGCTGCTGCTCGATGAGGCGGGCATATCCCGGCGTGAGCCGGCGCGATCGCCCTGA
- a CDS encoding acyl-CoA dehydrogenase family protein, with protein sequence MIRFELPTEEALLLKDTAERFVADNYALEQRAKALSAAPGDVPRHWAEMAELGWLAACVPEEAGGLGLTPAQIVPMMEVLGAGLVLEPVGAVSLGCAAMLARALSPGDAAERLAPLLAGETIEVVVAGRDGAPVPARREGDRLVLSGTSPAVIGAAAADAFWVVAELDGSRLLARVAAADVAVTPCRLVDGQAAAQVFLDDVTLPAAEAISGCDAALEFGADLALLGVLAETSGVIDALHTATLDYVQMREQFGRPIGKFQVVQHKMADMFIACEEARSMVLLAAEAMESEDAAFRARLVSAARVKISDAARAVLRDAVQLHGGMGVSDELAVGHMVKRLLVLTQTGGSRAAHLKRFAKAA encoded by the coding sequence ATGATACGTTTTGAACTTCCGACGGAAGAGGCGCTGCTGCTGAAGGATACGGCGGAGCGCTTCGTTGCCGACAATTACGCGCTGGAGCAGAGGGCAAAGGCCCTTTCGGCCGCGCCGGGCGATGTGCCGCGGCACTGGGCCGAAATGGCCGAGCTCGGCTGGCTCGCGGCCTGCGTGCCGGAGGAAGCCGGCGGCCTGGGCCTGACGCCGGCGCAGATCGTGCCGATGATGGAGGTGCTGGGCGCAGGCCTGGTCCTGGAGCCCGTCGGCGCCGTCAGCCTCGGCTGCGCCGCCATGCTGGCCCGCGCGCTTTCGCCCGGTGACGCGGCCGAAAGACTTGCGCCGCTTCTTGCCGGCGAGACGATCGAGGTCGTCGTCGCGGGGCGGGATGGCGCACCGGTTCCGGCACGGCGGGAGGGCGATCGCCTTGTCCTTTCCGGCACTTCTCCCGCCGTGATCGGAGCCGCCGCCGCAGACGCCTTCTGGGTCGTTGCGGAACTGGACGGATCGCGCCTTCTGGCGCGCGTTGCTGCCGCAGACGTGGCGGTGACGCCATGCCGGCTTGTCGATGGCCAGGCCGCCGCGCAGGTGTTTCTTGACGATGTGACGCTGCCGGCGGCCGAGGCGATCTCCGGCTGCGACGCGGCATTGGAGTTTGGCGCCGATCTTGCGCTTTTAGGTGTGCTTGCCGAAACCTCAGGCGTGATCGACGCCCTGCACACGGCAACGCTGGACTATGTCCAGATGCGCGAGCAGTTCGGTCGCCCGATCGGCAAGTTCCAGGTGGTGCAGCACAAGATGGCCGACATGTTCATCGCCTGCGAGGAGGCCCGCTCCATGGTTCTGCTGGCCGCCGAGGCGATGGAAAGCGAAGACGCCGCGTTCCGCGCCAGACTGGTCTCGGCCGCGCGGGTGAAGATTTCGGATGCGGCCCGCGCGGTGCTCCGCGATGCCGTCCAGCTTCACGGCGGCATGGGCGTTTCCGACGAGCTTGCCGTCGGCCACATGGTCAAGCGCCTTCTGGTCCTCACCCAGACCGGCGGAAGCAGGGCGGCGCATCTCAAGCGCTTTGCCAAGGCGGCCTAA
- a CDS encoding acetate--CoA ligase family protein, whose protein sequence is MFNNAASGSEAGQEAAAGEGIFAQLSGLMNPKSVAVVGASNRSDGWSGMAVPVLRRLGFAGRIFPVNPKYDTLNDLKCYPSVSAIPEPVDAVLIFVPQKLLPAILEDCGRKGVRGAVILASGFSETGEEGRAMEETLREIANRNRIAICGPNCLGLANLESGFMGLTAATFPEDMSAGRTALISQSGQLLMVLLARAHDQGVRMRYLVSTGNELNVEATDYASWALDDPEIASVCMTLEGLRTPSRFLELARKAQAVDKPLIVLKLGRSKRAARTALAHTGKMAGAFRTYEAVFRQNNVVSVDDPMELAEAAALFEKCPPPRGERIAVVTFSGGWSGVMADQCEALDLPMADFTEKTVEGLRPLLDFTPPVNPLDLSGNVNNHPERWGQSLKIALEDENTDILVVFIHQVRENWRGRLIGPVLELSETAEKPVIVVYDGGKVVEAGYEQLARDGRLPIYRGSQPMLKALKRFVDYHKRAKRPADEGVGPQIPADAGARVDALLAGGGRTMAEDVAKQALLAYGLPMVGDILAGSEAEALRAAEAIGYPVVLKGLADGMEHKSDAGLVHLKLGDGDAVRRAYADLAEKLAGHTLNGKPAPCLVQKMIGGGVEVILGMQNDPDFGPMILVGVGGVMTELLNDVALRRAPLARADVAEMIDETRLGRLLAGYRGSPVADRAALEDAIMRLSALSVAHQDAIESIDINPVLVLPEGEGCVAVDALIVKPEDEA, encoded by the coding sequence ATGTTTAACAATGCTGCGTCCGGTTCGGAGGCCGGTCAGGAGGCCGCGGCAGGCGAGGGCATCTTCGCTCAGCTCTCGGGGCTGATGAACCCGAAAAGCGTCGCCGTTGTCGGCGCGAGCAACAGGAGTGACGGCTGGAGCGGCATGGCGGTCCCGGTGCTGCGCCGGCTCGGCTTTGCGGGGCGCATCTTCCCGGTCAATCCCAAATATGACACGCTGAACGATCTCAAATGCTATCCGTCCGTCTCGGCCATCCCCGAGCCTGTCGATGCCGTCCTCATCTTCGTGCCGCAGAAGCTGCTGCCGGCCATTCTGGAGGATTGCGGCAGGAAGGGCGTGCGCGGCGCCGTCATTCTCGCATCGGGCTTTTCGGAGACCGGCGAGGAGGGGCGCGCCATGGAAGAGACCCTGCGCGAGATCGCCAACCGCAACCGTATCGCCATCTGCGGGCCGAACTGCCTTGGCCTTGCCAATCTCGAAAGCGGCTTCATGGGGCTGACGGCGGCGACCTTTCCCGAGGATATGTCAGCCGGCCGCACGGCGCTGATTTCCCAGAGCGGTCAGCTTTTGATGGTGCTTCTGGCGCGCGCCCATGACCAGGGCGTGCGCATGCGCTATCTCGTCTCCACCGGCAATGAGCTCAATGTCGAGGCGACGGACTATGCGAGCTGGGCGCTCGATGATCCGGAAATTGCCTCGGTCTGCATGACTCTCGAAGGGTTGCGCACGCCATCGCGTTTTCTAGAGCTGGCAAGGAAGGCGCAAGCCGTCGACAAGCCGCTGATCGTGCTGAAGCTTGGCCGCAGCAAGCGCGCCGCGCGCACGGCCCTTGCCCATACCGGCAAGATGGCCGGCGCGTTTCGCACCTATGAGGCCGTGTTTCGCCAGAACAATGTCGTTTCCGTCGATGACCCGATGGAACTGGCGGAGGCGGCGGCGCTCTTCGAAAAATGCCCGCCGCCGCGCGGCGAGCGCATCGCCGTGGTGACCTTTTCCGGCGGCTGGAGCGGGGTCATGGCGGACCAGTGCGAGGCGCTCGACCTGCCGATGGCGGATTTTACCGAAAAGACCGTCGAGGGCCTGCGCCCGCTTCTCGATTTCACCCCGCCGGTCAATCCGCTTGACCTCTCGGGCAATGTCAACAATCACCCCGAACGCTGGGGCCAGAGCCTGAAGATCGCCCTCGAGGATGAGAATACGGATATTCTCGTCGTGTTTATCCATCAGGTGCGAGAGAACTGGCGCGGCCGGTTGATCGGCCCGGTGCTGGAACTGAGCGAGACGGCGGAGAAGCCGGTCATCGTCGTCTATGACGGCGGCAAGGTGGTGGAAGCGGGCTACGAACAGCTTGCCCGCGACGGAAGGCTGCCGATCTATCGCGGCAGCCAGCCAATGCTGAAGGCGCTGAAACGGTTTGTCGATTATCACAAGCGCGCGAAACGCCCGGCAGATGAAGGCGTGGGACCGCAAATTCCTGCGGATGCAGGCGCGCGCGTCGACGCCTTGCTTGCCGGCGGCGGGCGGACGATGGCCGAGGATGTCGCCAAGCAGGCGCTTCTTGCCTACGGCCTGCCGATGGTCGGCGACATCCTGGCGGGGAGCGAGGCGGAAGCGCTGCGCGCCGCCGAGGCGATCGGCTATCCGGTCGTGCTCAAGGGGCTGGCCGACGGCATGGAACACAAGAGCGATGCCGGGCTGGTGCACCTGAAGCTCGGCGATGGTGATGCCGTGCGCCGTGCCTATGCCGACCTTGCCGAAAAGCTTGCCGGCCACACGCTGAACGGCAAGCCGGCCCCATGCCTGGTGCAGAAAATGATCGGCGGCGGCGTCGAGGTTATTCTCGGCATGCAGAACGATCCCGATTTCGGGCCCATGATCCTCGTCGGCGTCGGCGGGGTGATGACCGAACTGCTGAACGATGTGGCGCTGCGCCGCGCCCCGCTTGCCCGCGCTGACGTTGCCGAGATGATCGACGAAACCCGTCTTGGCCGGCTGCTTGCCGGTTATCGCGGGTCCCCTGTAGCCGATCGCGCGGCGCTGGAGGACGCGATCATGCGGCTTTCCGCCCTGTCTGTCGCCCACCAGGACGCCATTGAAAGCATCGATATCAACCCGGTTCTCGTCCTGCCCGAAGGCGAGGGCTGCGTTGCCGTCGATGCGCTGATTGTCAAACCGGAGGATGAGGCGTGA
- a CDS encoding IclR family transcriptional regulator — MTEFDAEDENAGDRHFVTSLQRGLRVITAYRPDDRALTNQALAERTGLPRSTVARFTHTLHRLGYLVHHARSSGYSLAPRVIELSRAALVSTGINELARPSMEALSELGPFSVALGVASDGGIRYLDLARRPEAIVLNLDVGALVPVLQTAIGRAYLSALSEPRRAAMLRQLKVADPALYDAQAPLLATEVERYRSEGYVTSFGCWWPELNAAATTIRFAEDGDPLLLSISGLSSALTPEKVGADYAAALMNSARVIEGRLRRRYSE; from the coding sequence ATGACCGAGTTCGATGCCGAGGATGAGAATGCCGGCGACCGCCATTTCGTGACGTCGCTGCAGCGCGGCCTGCGGGTCATTACGGCCTATCGGCCGGATGACCGGGCGCTCACCAATCAGGCGCTTGCCGAGCGGACTGGCCTGCCGCGCTCCACGGTCGCCCGGTTTACGCATACGCTGCACAGGCTGGGCTATCTCGTCCATCATGCGCGCTCCTCCGGCTACAGCCTGGCGCCGCGCGTTATCGAACTCAGCCGGGCCGCGCTGGTCAGCACCGGCATCAACGAACTGGCGCGGCCGTCGATGGAGGCGCTTTCCGAGCTTGGGCCCTTCTCCGTTGCCCTTGGCGTGGCGAGCGATGGCGGCATTCGCTATCTCGATCTGGCCCGGCGGCCAGAGGCGATCGTGCTCAATCTGGATGTCGGCGCTCTGGTGCCGGTGCTGCAGACCGCAATCGGAAGGGCCTATCTTTCCGCGCTGTCCGAGCCGCGCCGCGCGGCGATGCTACGGCAGCTAAAGGTGGCCGACCCTGCGCTTTATGATGCGCAGGCGCCGCTTCTGGCTACCGAGGTGGAACGGTATCGATCCGAGGGCTATGTGACCTCGTTCGGCTGCTGGTGGCCGGAGCTGAATGCGGCTGCCACGACGATCCGTTTTGCCGAGGATGGCGATCCGCTTCTCCTGTCGATTTCCGGGCTTTCATCCGCGCTCACGCCCGAGAAGGTGGGTGCCGATTACGCTGCGGCACTGATGAATTCGGCGCGTGTCATCGAGGGGCGCTTGCGGCGGCGTTATTCCGAGTAG
- a CDS encoding SDR family NAD(P)-dependent oxidoreductase has product MIKADLKGKRALVTGGASGIGLATVTMLAEMGAKVAINHLEGDPAGPEKVAELQAQGLDVVAAPGNISIPGNAEAMVETAIETMGGLDYLVNNAGTSGTRDKIPPSDLDRMTEDFWQLLLGTNLIGPFRCAHAAAPALKQSRGAIVNMASIAGIGQQGSSIAYAASKSGLVSLTRSLARGLAPEVRVNAVAPGQTRTPWTDDWPEERKQWARDLAVLKRRSEPEDIAEAVLYLCAGASMVTGHVLVVDGGMTL; this is encoded by the coding sequence ATGATCAAGGCCGATCTCAAGGGAAAACGCGCGCTGGTGACGGGCGGCGCCTCGGGCATCGGGCTGGCAACGGTGACGATGCTGGCCGAAATGGGCGCAAAGGTTGCAATCAACCATCTGGAAGGTGACCCGGCGGGCCCGGAGAAGGTCGCCGAGTTGCAGGCGCAGGGGCTGGACGTGGTCGCGGCGCCCGGCAATATCTCGATCCCCGGCAATGCCGAAGCCATGGTCGAAACCGCCATTGAGACCATGGGCGGGCTCGACTATCTCGTCAACAATGCCGGCACATCCGGCACCAGGGACAAGATTCCGCCCTCCGATCTGGACAGGATGACGGAGGATTTCTGGCAGCTCTTGCTCGGCACAAACCTGATCGGCCCGTTCCGCTGCGCCCATGCCGCCGCGCCCGCTCTGAAGCAGAGCCGCGGCGCGATCGTCAACATGGCGTCGATCGCCGGCATCGGCCAGCAGGGCAGTTCCATCGCCTATGCCGCCAGCAAGTCCGGACTGGTCAGCCTGACCCGGAGCCTTGCGCGCGGCCTTGCGCCGGAGGTGCGGGTCAACGCGGTCGCCCCCGGCCAGACCCGCACCCCCTGGACCGACGACTGGCCGGAGGAGCGCAAGCAATGGGCCCGCGATCTCGCCGTCTTGAAGCGCCGCTCGGAGCCGGAAGATATCGCCGAAGCCGTACTCTATCTCTGCGCCGGGGCCAGCATGGTGACCGGTCATGTTCTGGTGGTCGATGGCGGCATGACGCTGTAG
- a CDS encoding acyl-CoA dehydrogenase family protein, translating into MTDLLNAPEDSAFRAEIRAFVAAELDPSTKAKVSRGSPLAREDFVRWHESMHRKGWVAPGWPAEHGGPGWTARQRLIADEEMFRLNTPPLPGFGLKMIGPILIRFGSAEQQQRFLPRILSCEDWWCQGFSEPGAGSDLASLRTRAVRTDGGWLVSGSKTWTTYAQYANWIFCLVRTDPEVKKQQGISMMLIDMAATGVSRRPIRLMDGTEEVNEIFLDNVFVPDDLVVGEINKGWTYAKALLEHERLGIGGVGRSKHLLSRVREMADAVGLSDDPEISARLASFEIDIMAIEATTLRLLAAAEAGRTLGAETSLLKVRGTEVQQGLTELMLDIAGPAALPESAGDCADALFANVAYQFLNWRKLSIYGGSNEIQRSILADQVLGL; encoded by the coding sequence GTGACCGATCTTCTCAACGCACCCGAGGACAGCGCGTTTCGCGCCGAGATCCGCGCTTTCGTCGCGGCCGAACTCGATCCCTCGACCAAGGCCAAGGTATCGCGCGGCAGCCCGCTTGCGCGCGAGGATTTCGTGCGCTGGCACGAGAGCATGCACCGCAAGGGCTGGGTGGCTCCGGGTTGGCCGGCAGAACATGGCGGTCCCGGCTGGACGGCGCGGCAGCGGCTGATTGCCGATGAAGAGATGTTCCGGCTTAACACGCCGCCGCTGCCGGGTTTCGGGCTGAAGATGATCGGCCCGATCCTGATCCGCTTCGGCAGCGCCGAGCAGCAGCAGCGTTTCCTGCCCCGCATCCTGTCGTGCGAGGACTGGTGGTGTCAGGGCTTCAGCGAGCCGGGGGCCGGTTCCGATCTCGCCTCGCTGCGCACCCGCGCCGTCAGGACTGACGGCGGCTGGCTGGTTTCCGGCTCCAAGACGTGGACGACCTATGCGCAATATGCCAACTGGATCTTCTGCCTCGTGCGCACCGATCCCGAGGTCAAGAAGCAGCAGGGCATTTCGATGATGCTGATCGACATGGCGGCAACCGGCGTATCGCGTCGCCCGATCAGACTGATGGACGGGACCGAAGAGGTCAACGAAATCTTCCTCGACAATGTCTTCGTGCCCGACGATCTGGTCGTCGGCGAGATCAACAAGGGCTGGACCTATGCCAAGGCGTTGCTTGAGCACGAACGGCTGGGCATCGGCGGCGTCGGGCGTTCGAAACATCTTCTTTCGCGCGTGCGGGAGATGGCAGACGCTGTCGGCCTCAGCGACGATCCGGAGATTTCCGCAAGGCTTGCCTCCTTCGAGATCGATATCATGGCGATCGAGGCCACCACGCTGCGCCTTCTGGCCGCTGCCGAGGCGGGCCGCACGCTGGGCGCGGAAACCTCGCTTCTGAAGGTGAGGGGAACCGAAGTGCAGCAGGGGTTGACCGAACTGATGCTGGATATCGCCGGCCCCGCCGCACTGCCGGAAAGCGCTGGCGACTGTGCCGACGCCCTGTTCGCCAATGTCGCCTATCAGTTCCTGAACTGGCGAAAACTGTCGATCTATGGCGGCAGCAACGAAATTCAGCGCAGCATCCTGGCTGACCAGGTCCTGGGACTTTGA